A genome region from Synchiropus splendidus isolate RoL2022-P1 chromosome 5, RoL_Sspl_1.0, whole genome shotgun sequence includes the following:
- the LOC128758963 gene encoding immunoglobulin-like domain-containing receptor 2 isoform X3, producing MFLVQKWWILVVYVSGFLPHSSSGVHVFVRDEKRYAVLFQSVVLPCQYNSVSTQTPVVQWVFKSYCRDRTRDSFSFHESLNGGSTGGGLTGITGGVGGGYESGMTASYLDCSDNSRTVRTVASITGASVTLSEYYKSRDISIINKADLRIGEVHWGDSGVYFCKVVISDDLEGQNEASVELLVLEWVFVAAVALGSVLFLLLVGVCWCQCCPHSCCCYVSCCCCPDTCCCPRHLYEAGKGIKTGTSTPQSPAYPPYFISGVPTMLPIAPPSLVDKMTPVPASDGSLLTTVPMHAVGLPYRVPSSQDQNSLRVLEYVEKQLAHFNPARSNSHQSCSQSELSSLHEGETGFRQTFRTVQKQALPPIVDQEPEPTAHCENRNPELQRHVGNPPSPQRYRDKAESDPRHYQEEPLSPRRYSDDPPASSPSRRRCHPQRQPNHREEHHRWNPRSEHLQRKTFHPDRTGSLDELEEFATSYKYRGGREAARREGEELREFSRYPSHRNGAPRHFCCDQVDFVDSIDLEYHQRRSKRTEPDISPLASPKKKKSVRDTPPPPPRVSPPSSSSQERDYDGTFLNSLLERKAKLRGVSQGRVAEDSDSPSKESWRYSSQVCSRLPNNRPEIESLPAYSDTERRMTDRLSPRQQEYSHSSQQTHLPPSRRDETRDKSRKMQNTLLSRDSLIV from the exons gtttcctccctcacaGCAGCTCAGGAGTTCACGTGTTTGTCAGAGATGAGAAGAGGTATGCGGTGCTGTTCCAGTCAGTGGTGCTGCCGTGCCAGTACAACAGCGTATCCACGCAGACTCCAGTGGTGCAGTGGGTCTTCAAGTCTTACTGCCGGGACCGAACACGGGACTCGTTCAGTTTCCACGAGAGCCTGAACGGAGGCTCGACTGGAGGAGGCCTGACAGGGATTACAGGTGGAGTCGGCGGCGGATACGAGTCTGGGATGACAGCGAGTTACCTGGATTGTTCGGACAACAGTCGCACGGTCCGAACGGTGGCATCCATCACTGGCGCCTCCGTCACACTGTCAGAGTACTACAAATCCAGAGACATTTCCATCATCAACA AAGCAGACCTGCGTATTGGAGAAGTCCATTGGGGAGACAGTGGCGTTTACTTCTGTAAAGTGGTTATATCTGATGATCTTGAGGGGCAAAACGAGGCCTCAGTGGAGCTGCTGGTTCTGG AGTGGGTGTTTGTGGCAGCGGTGGCtctgggcagtgtgttgttcctgctgcttgttggtgtgtgttggtgtcagtgttgccctcactcctgctgctgctatgtcagctgctgctgctgtcccgACACATGCTGCTGCCCCAGACATT TGTATGAGGCAGGCAAGGGGATAAAAACAGGCACGTCCACGCCACAATCTCCCGCCTACCCACCGTACTTCATCTCTGGTGTCCCAACGATGCTTCCTATTGCTCCACCTTCGCTGGTTGACAAAATGACTCCTGTTCCAGCTTCCGATGGAAGCCTCCTCACCACAG TACCGATGCATGCTGTGGGTCTTCCCTACCGTGTGCCCTCCTCTCAGGATCAGAACTCTCTCAGGGTTCTAGAGTATGTAGAGAAACAGCTGGCCCACTTCAACCCTGCTAGGTCCAACAGCCACCAGT CGTGCAGTCAGTCTGAGCTGAGCTCACTCCATGAGGGCGAAACAGGATTCCGTCAGACGTTCAGGACTGTGCAGAAGCAGGCTCTTCCCCCGATTGTTGACCAGGAGCCAGAGCCAACGGCCCATTGTGAAAACCGCAACCCAGAGCTGCAGCGTCATGTTGGGAACCCTCCCTCGCCACAGCGGTACCGCGATAAGGCCGAGTCAGACCCCCGTCACTACCAAGAGGAACCCCTCTCTCCACGGAGATACAGTGATgatcctcctgcttcctctccttcacGACGGCGATGCCACCCTCAGCGCCAGCCCAATCACAGAGAAGAACACCACAG GTGGAATCCTCGATCTGAGCATCTGCAGAGAAAAACGTTCCACCCCGACAGAACAGGCTCgctggatgagctggaggagtttGCGACGTCCTACAAGTACAGAGGAGGAAGGGAAGCTGCCAGAAGAGAAGGTGAAGAGCTTCGGGAGTTCAGCCGATATCCGTCTCACAGAAACGGGGCACCCCGGCATTTTTGCTGTGATCAAGTGGATTTCGTGGACAGCATTGATCTTGAATATCATCAGAGAAGAAGCAAGAGAACAGAACCTGACATCAGTCCACTGGCGTcccccaagaagaagaagagcgtCCGggacactcctcctcctccgcccagAGTGAGCCCTCCATCGTCCTCTTCCCAGGAGAGGGACTATGATGGCACCTTCCTCAACAGCCTGCTGGAGAGAAAGGCCAAGTTACGAGGTGTCAGCCAGGGGCGGGTGGCCGAGGACTCTGACTCACCCTCAAAAGAAAGCTGGAGATATAGCAGCCAGGTTTGCAGCCGCTTACCTAACAACAGGCCTGAGATTGAGTCGCTGCCCGCCTATTCAGACACTGAACGAAGGATGACGGACAGGTTGTCTCCACGTCAACAAGAATACAGTCACTCTTCTCAACAAACTCATCTTCCTCCGAGTCGCAGAGACGAGACCCGAGACAAATCGAGAAAAATG CAGAACACCCTTCTCAGTCGGGACTCGCTCATTGTGTGA
- the LOC128758963 gene encoding immunoglobulin-like domain-containing receptor 2 isoform X2, with the protein MFLVQKWWILVVYVSGFLPHSSSGVHVFVRDEKRYAVLFQSVVLPCQYNSVSTQTPVVQWVFKSYCRDRTRDSFSFHESLNGGSTGGGLTGITGGVGGGYESGMTASYLDCSDNSRTVRTVASITGASVTLSEYYKSRDISIINKADLRIGEVHWGDSGVYFCKVVISDDLEGQNEASVELLVLGFSGEPEDLLPGFDLKIMPEWVFVAAVALGSVLFLLLVGVCWCQCCPHSCCCYVSCCCCPDTCCCPRHLYEAGKGIKTGTSTPQSPAYPPYFISGVPTMLPIAPPSLVDKMTPVPASDGSLLTTVPMHAVGLPYRVPSSQDQNSLRVLEYVEKQLAHFNPARSNSHQSCSQSELSSLHEGETGFRQTFRTVQKQALPPIVDQEPEPTAHCENRNPELQRHVGNPPSPQRYRDKAESDPRHYQEEPLSPRRYSDDPPASSPSRRRCHPQRQPNHREEHHRWNPRSEHLQRKTFHPDRTGSLDELEEFATSYKYRGGREAARREGEELREFSRYPSHRNGAPRHFCCDQVDFVDSIDLEYHQRRSKRTEPDISPLASPKKKKSVRDTPPPPPRVSPPSSSSQERDYDGTFLNSLLERKAKLRGVSQGRVAEDSDSPSKESWRYSSQVCSRLPNNRPEIESLPAYSDTERRMTDRLSPRQQEYSHSSQQTHLPPSRRDETRDKSRKMNTLLSRDSLIV; encoded by the exons gtttcctccctcacaGCAGCTCAGGAGTTCACGTGTTTGTCAGAGATGAGAAGAGGTATGCGGTGCTGTTCCAGTCAGTGGTGCTGCCGTGCCAGTACAACAGCGTATCCACGCAGACTCCAGTGGTGCAGTGGGTCTTCAAGTCTTACTGCCGGGACCGAACACGGGACTCGTTCAGTTTCCACGAGAGCCTGAACGGAGGCTCGACTGGAGGAGGCCTGACAGGGATTACAGGTGGAGTCGGCGGCGGATACGAGTCTGGGATGACAGCGAGTTACCTGGATTGTTCGGACAACAGTCGCACGGTCCGAACGGTGGCATCCATCACTGGCGCCTCCGTCACACTGTCAGAGTACTACAAATCCAGAGACATTTCCATCATCAACA AAGCAGACCTGCGTATTGGAGAAGTCCATTGGGGAGACAGTGGCGTTTACTTCTGTAAAGTGGTTATATCTGATGATCTTGAGGGGCAAAACGAGGCCTCAGTGGAGCTGCTGGTTCTGG GTTTCTCAGGGGAGCCTGAAGATCTGCTGCCTGGCTTTGATTTGAAGATTATGCCAG AGTGGGTGTTTGTGGCAGCGGTGGCtctgggcagtgtgttgttcctgctgcttgttggtgtgtgttggtgtcagtgttgccctcactcctgctgctgctatgtcagctgctgctgctgtcccgACACATGCTGCTGCCCCAGACATT TGTATGAGGCAGGCAAGGGGATAAAAACAGGCACGTCCACGCCACAATCTCCCGCCTACCCACCGTACTTCATCTCTGGTGTCCCAACGATGCTTCCTATTGCTCCACCTTCGCTGGTTGACAAAATGACTCCTGTTCCAGCTTCCGATGGAAGCCTCCTCACCACAG TACCGATGCATGCTGTGGGTCTTCCCTACCGTGTGCCCTCCTCTCAGGATCAGAACTCTCTCAGGGTTCTAGAGTATGTAGAGAAACAGCTGGCCCACTTCAACCCTGCTAGGTCCAACAGCCACCAGT CGTGCAGTCAGTCTGAGCTGAGCTCACTCCATGAGGGCGAAACAGGATTCCGTCAGACGTTCAGGACTGTGCAGAAGCAGGCTCTTCCCCCGATTGTTGACCAGGAGCCAGAGCCAACGGCCCATTGTGAAAACCGCAACCCAGAGCTGCAGCGTCATGTTGGGAACCCTCCCTCGCCACAGCGGTACCGCGATAAGGCCGAGTCAGACCCCCGTCACTACCAAGAGGAACCCCTCTCTCCACGGAGATACAGTGATgatcctcctgcttcctctccttcacGACGGCGATGCCACCCTCAGCGCCAGCCCAATCACAGAGAAGAACACCACAG GTGGAATCCTCGATCTGAGCATCTGCAGAGAAAAACGTTCCACCCCGACAGAACAGGCTCgctggatgagctggaggagtttGCGACGTCCTACAAGTACAGAGGAGGAAGGGAAGCTGCCAGAAGAGAAGGTGAAGAGCTTCGGGAGTTCAGCCGATATCCGTCTCACAGAAACGGGGCACCCCGGCATTTTTGCTGTGATCAAGTGGATTTCGTGGACAGCATTGATCTTGAATATCATCAGAGAAGAAGCAAGAGAACAGAACCTGACATCAGTCCACTGGCGTcccccaagaagaagaagagcgtCCGggacactcctcctcctccgcccagAGTGAGCCCTCCATCGTCCTCTTCCCAGGAGAGGGACTATGATGGCACCTTCCTCAACAGCCTGCTGGAGAGAAAGGCCAAGTTACGAGGTGTCAGCCAGGGGCGGGTGGCCGAGGACTCTGACTCACCCTCAAAAGAAAGCTGGAGATATAGCAGCCAGGTTTGCAGCCGCTTACCTAACAACAGGCCTGAGATTGAGTCGCTGCCCGCCTATTCAGACACTGAACGAAGGATGACGGACAGGTTGTCTCCACGTCAACAAGAATACAGTCACTCTTCTCAACAAACTCATCTTCCTCCGAGTCGCAGAGACGAGACCCGAGACAAATCGAGAAAAATG AACACCCTTCTCAGTCGGGACTCGCTCATTGTGTGA
- the LOC128758963 gene encoding immunoglobulin-like domain-containing receptor 2 isoform X4 — MFLVQKWWILVVYVSGFLPHSSSGVHVFVRDEKRYAVLFQSVVLPCQYNSVSTQTPVVQWVFKSYCRDRTRDSFSFHESLNGGSTGGGLTGITGGVGGGYESGMTASYLDCSDNSRTVRTVASITGASVTLSEYYKSRDISIINKADLRIGEVHWGDSGVYFCKVVISDDLEGQNEASVELLVLGFSGEPEDLLPGFDLKIMPEWVFVAAVALGSVLFLLLVGVCWCQCCPHSCCCYVSCCCCPDTCCCPRHLYEAGKGIKTGTSTPQSPAYPPYFISGVPTMLPIAPPSLVDKMTPVPASDGSLLTTACSQSELSSLHEGETGFRQTFRTVQKQALPPIVDQEPEPTAHCENRNPELQRHVGNPPSPQRYRDKAESDPRHYQEEPLSPRRYSDDPPASSPSRRRCHPQRQPNHREEHHRWNPRSEHLQRKTFHPDRTGSLDELEEFATSYKYRGGREAARREGEELREFSRYPSHRNGAPRHFCCDQVDFVDSIDLEYHQRRSKRTEPDISPLASPKKKKSVRDTPPPPPRVSPPSSSSQERDYDGTFLNSLLERKAKLRGVSQGRVAEDSDSPSKESWRYSSQVCSRLPNNRPEIESLPAYSDTERRMTDRLSPRQQEYSHSSQQTHLPPSRRDETRDKSRKMQNTLLSRDSLIV, encoded by the exons gtttcctccctcacaGCAGCTCAGGAGTTCACGTGTTTGTCAGAGATGAGAAGAGGTATGCGGTGCTGTTCCAGTCAGTGGTGCTGCCGTGCCAGTACAACAGCGTATCCACGCAGACTCCAGTGGTGCAGTGGGTCTTCAAGTCTTACTGCCGGGACCGAACACGGGACTCGTTCAGTTTCCACGAGAGCCTGAACGGAGGCTCGACTGGAGGAGGCCTGACAGGGATTACAGGTGGAGTCGGCGGCGGATACGAGTCTGGGATGACAGCGAGTTACCTGGATTGTTCGGACAACAGTCGCACGGTCCGAACGGTGGCATCCATCACTGGCGCCTCCGTCACACTGTCAGAGTACTACAAATCCAGAGACATTTCCATCATCAACA AAGCAGACCTGCGTATTGGAGAAGTCCATTGGGGAGACAGTGGCGTTTACTTCTGTAAAGTGGTTATATCTGATGATCTTGAGGGGCAAAACGAGGCCTCAGTGGAGCTGCTGGTTCTGG GTTTCTCAGGGGAGCCTGAAGATCTGCTGCCTGGCTTTGATTTGAAGATTATGCCAG AGTGGGTGTTTGTGGCAGCGGTGGCtctgggcagtgtgttgttcctgctgcttgttggtgtgtgttggtgtcagtgttgccctcactcctgctgctgctatgtcagctgctgctgctgtcccgACACATGCTGCTGCCCCAGACATT TGTATGAGGCAGGCAAGGGGATAAAAACAGGCACGTCCACGCCACAATCTCCCGCCTACCCACCGTACTTCATCTCTGGTGTCCCAACGATGCTTCCTATTGCTCCACCTTCGCTGGTTGACAAAATGACTCCTGTTCCAGCTTCCGATGGAAGCCTCCTCACCACAG CGTGCAGTCAGTCTGAGCTGAGCTCACTCCATGAGGGCGAAACAGGATTCCGTCAGACGTTCAGGACTGTGCAGAAGCAGGCTCTTCCCCCGATTGTTGACCAGGAGCCAGAGCCAACGGCCCATTGTGAAAACCGCAACCCAGAGCTGCAGCGTCATGTTGGGAACCCTCCCTCGCCACAGCGGTACCGCGATAAGGCCGAGTCAGACCCCCGTCACTACCAAGAGGAACCCCTCTCTCCACGGAGATACAGTGATgatcctcctgcttcctctccttcacGACGGCGATGCCACCCTCAGCGCCAGCCCAATCACAGAGAAGAACACCACAG GTGGAATCCTCGATCTGAGCATCTGCAGAGAAAAACGTTCCACCCCGACAGAACAGGCTCgctggatgagctggaggagtttGCGACGTCCTACAAGTACAGAGGAGGAAGGGAAGCTGCCAGAAGAGAAGGTGAAGAGCTTCGGGAGTTCAGCCGATATCCGTCTCACAGAAACGGGGCACCCCGGCATTTTTGCTGTGATCAAGTGGATTTCGTGGACAGCATTGATCTTGAATATCATCAGAGAAGAAGCAAGAGAACAGAACCTGACATCAGTCCACTGGCGTcccccaagaagaagaagagcgtCCGggacactcctcctcctccgcccagAGTGAGCCCTCCATCGTCCTCTTCCCAGGAGAGGGACTATGATGGCACCTTCCTCAACAGCCTGCTGGAGAGAAAGGCCAAGTTACGAGGTGTCAGCCAGGGGCGGGTGGCCGAGGACTCTGACTCACCCTCAAAAGAAAGCTGGAGATATAGCAGCCAGGTTTGCAGCCGCTTACCTAACAACAGGCCTGAGATTGAGTCGCTGCCCGCCTATTCAGACACTGAACGAAGGATGACGGACAGGTTGTCTCCACGTCAACAAGAATACAGTCACTCTTCTCAACAAACTCATCTTCCTCCGAGTCGCAGAGACGAGACCCGAGACAAATCGAGAAAAATG CAGAACACCCTTCTCAGTCGGGACTCGCTCATTGTGTGA
- the LOC128758963 gene encoding immunoglobulin-like domain-containing receptor 2 isoform X1 — protein sequence MFLVQKWWILVVYVSGFLPHSSSGVHVFVRDEKRYAVLFQSVVLPCQYNSVSTQTPVVQWVFKSYCRDRTRDSFSFHESLNGGSTGGGLTGITGGVGGGYESGMTASYLDCSDNSRTVRTVASITGASVTLSEYYKSRDISIINKADLRIGEVHWGDSGVYFCKVVISDDLEGQNEASVELLVLGFSGEPEDLLPGFDLKIMPEWVFVAAVALGSVLFLLLVGVCWCQCCPHSCCCYVSCCCCPDTCCCPRHLYEAGKGIKTGTSTPQSPAYPPYFISGVPTMLPIAPPSLVDKMTPVPASDGSLLTTVPMHAVGLPYRVPSSQDQNSLRVLEYVEKQLAHFNPARSNSHQSCSQSELSSLHEGETGFRQTFRTVQKQALPPIVDQEPEPTAHCENRNPELQRHVGNPPSPQRYRDKAESDPRHYQEEPLSPRRYSDDPPASSPSRRRCHPQRQPNHREEHHRWNPRSEHLQRKTFHPDRTGSLDELEEFATSYKYRGGREAARREGEELREFSRYPSHRNGAPRHFCCDQVDFVDSIDLEYHQRRSKRTEPDISPLASPKKKKSVRDTPPPPPRVSPPSSSSQERDYDGTFLNSLLERKAKLRGVSQGRVAEDSDSPSKESWRYSSQVCSRLPNNRPEIESLPAYSDTERRMTDRLSPRQQEYSHSSQQTHLPPSRRDETRDKSRKMQNTLLSRDSLIV from the exons gtttcctccctcacaGCAGCTCAGGAGTTCACGTGTTTGTCAGAGATGAGAAGAGGTATGCGGTGCTGTTCCAGTCAGTGGTGCTGCCGTGCCAGTACAACAGCGTATCCACGCAGACTCCAGTGGTGCAGTGGGTCTTCAAGTCTTACTGCCGGGACCGAACACGGGACTCGTTCAGTTTCCACGAGAGCCTGAACGGAGGCTCGACTGGAGGAGGCCTGACAGGGATTACAGGTGGAGTCGGCGGCGGATACGAGTCTGGGATGACAGCGAGTTACCTGGATTGTTCGGACAACAGTCGCACGGTCCGAACGGTGGCATCCATCACTGGCGCCTCCGTCACACTGTCAGAGTACTACAAATCCAGAGACATTTCCATCATCAACA AAGCAGACCTGCGTATTGGAGAAGTCCATTGGGGAGACAGTGGCGTTTACTTCTGTAAAGTGGTTATATCTGATGATCTTGAGGGGCAAAACGAGGCCTCAGTGGAGCTGCTGGTTCTGG GTTTCTCAGGGGAGCCTGAAGATCTGCTGCCTGGCTTTGATTTGAAGATTATGCCAG AGTGGGTGTTTGTGGCAGCGGTGGCtctgggcagtgtgttgttcctgctgcttgttggtgtgtgttggtgtcagtgttgccctcactcctgctgctgctatgtcagctgctgctgctgtcccgACACATGCTGCTGCCCCAGACATT TGTATGAGGCAGGCAAGGGGATAAAAACAGGCACGTCCACGCCACAATCTCCCGCCTACCCACCGTACTTCATCTCTGGTGTCCCAACGATGCTTCCTATTGCTCCACCTTCGCTGGTTGACAAAATGACTCCTGTTCCAGCTTCCGATGGAAGCCTCCTCACCACAG TACCGATGCATGCTGTGGGTCTTCCCTACCGTGTGCCCTCCTCTCAGGATCAGAACTCTCTCAGGGTTCTAGAGTATGTAGAGAAACAGCTGGCCCACTTCAACCCTGCTAGGTCCAACAGCCACCAGT CGTGCAGTCAGTCTGAGCTGAGCTCACTCCATGAGGGCGAAACAGGATTCCGTCAGACGTTCAGGACTGTGCAGAAGCAGGCTCTTCCCCCGATTGTTGACCAGGAGCCAGAGCCAACGGCCCATTGTGAAAACCGCAACCCAGAGCTGCAGCGTCATGTTGGGAACCCTCCCTCGCCACAGCGGTACCGCGATAAGGCCGAGTCAGACCCCCGTCACTACCAAGAGGAACCCCTCTCTCCACGGAGATACAGTGATgatcctcctgcttcctctccttcacGACGGCGATGCCACCCTCAGCGCCAGCCCAATCACAGAGAAGAACACCACAG GTGGAATCCTCGATCTGAGCATCTGCAGAGAAAAACGTTCCACCCCGACAGAACAGGCTCgctggatgagctggaggagtttGCGACGTCCTACAAGTACAGAGGAGGAAGGGAAGCTGCCAGAAGAGAAGGTGAAGAGCTTCGGGAGTTCAGCCGATATCCGTCTCACAGAAACGGGGCACCCCGGCATTTTTGCTGTGATCAAGTGGATTTCGTGGACAGCATTGATCTTGAATATCATCAGAGAAGAAGCAAGAGAACAGAACCTGACATCAGTCCACTGGCGTcccccaagaagaagaagagcgtCCGggacactcctcctcctccgcccagAGTGAGCCCTCCATCGTCCTCTTCCCAGGAGAGGGACTATGATGGCACCTTCCTCAACAGCCTGCTGGAGAGAAAGGCCAAGTTACGAGGTGTCAGCCAGGGGCGGGTGGCCGAGGACTCTGACTCACCCTCAAAAGAAAGCTGGAGATATAGCAGCCAGGTTTGCAGCCGCTTACCTAACAACAGGCCTGAGATTGAGTCGCTGCCCGCCTATTCAGACACTGAACGAAGGATGACGGACAGGTTGTCTCCACGTCAACAAGAATACAGTCACTCTTCTCAACAAACTCATCTTCCTCCGAGTCGCAGAGACGAGACCCGAGACAAATCGAGAAAAATG CAGAACACCCTTCTCAGTCGGGACTCGCTCATTGTGTGA